Proteins co-encoded in one Pseudomonas beijingensis genomic window:
- a CDS encoding DUF2789 domain-containing protein: MEPPIHTLRALFKQLGLPDDAIGIDQFIATHSPLKPRLHLADAFFWNEGQRQMLREEILEDADWAEVIDQLDVLLRKGRSE; encoded by the coding sequence ATGGAACCGCCGATTCACACCCTTCGCGCATTGTTCAAGCAACTGGGCTTGCCCGATGATGCTATTGGCATTGACCAGTTCATTGCGACGCATTCACCCCTCAAGCCCAGGTTGCACTTGGCCGATGCGTTTTTCTGGAATGAGGGCCAGCGGCAAATGCTGCGCGAGGAAATCCTTGAGGATGCGGACTGGGCGGAAGTGATAGATCAACTGGATGTGTTGCTGCGCAAGGGACGTAGCGAGTGA
- a CDS encoding alpha/beta hydrolase, which translates to MRNESIRYLIVPGWQGSPENHWQTHWQNSLPNSARVEQADWVTPRREDWVAALAEAVAADSTPVILIAHSLGCITVAHWASTAPVQFLRQVRGALLVAPADVERPACVPALRNFAPIPTDLLPFPSQVVSSDNDAAVSAPRALELARNWGAEAGILAGAGHINVKSGHQRWEQGFAYLYRLQNRMEHHALRRA; encoded by the coding sequence ATGCGCAACGAATCGATTCGCTACCTGATTGTGCCGGGCTGGCAAGGATCGCCGGAAAATCATTGGCAAACCCACTGGCAGAACAGCCTGCCCAACAGCGCCCGGGTCGAGCAGGCCGACTGGGTGACGCCCCGACGTGAAGACTGGGTCGCGGCGCTGGCCGAGGCCGTGGCCGCCGACAGCACACCGGTGATCCTGATTGCCCATAGCCTGGGTTGCATCACGGTAGCTCATTGGGCCTCCACCGCGCCGGTGCAGTTTCTGCGGCAGGTGCGTGGGGCGCTGCTGGTGGCACCGGCGGATGTCGAGCGGCCCGCCTGCGTCCCGGCGCTGCGCAACTTCGCGCCGATTCCCACTGATTTGTTGCCGTTCCCAAGCCAAGTGGTCAGCTCCGACAACGACGCCGCCGTGAGCGCCCCGCGTGCCTTGGAACTGGCGCGCAACTGGGGGGCCGAGGCCGGGATCCTGGCGGGGGCGGGGCATATCAACGTGAAGTCCGGCCACCAGCGCTGGGAGCAGGGTTTCGCTTATCTCTATCGTCTGCAAAACCGCATGGAGCATCACGCCCTGCGTCGCGCCTGA
- a CDS encoding sigma 54-interacting transcriptional regulator produces the protein MSLHETFGQPLLTFPDAEKSPLSIRAKALVFVDPRSRQLRQELEQLAPRAISVLIRGETGSGKELLARHIHRESDRGGLFVSVNCGAISPTYADAELFGYTAGSYSGSASSRAGWFGSANGGTLYLDEIGDLPLPIQIKLLAALENHEVTRVGAHQPSPVDVRLVAATSIDLAQAVAAGKFHERLYHYLGEGQLELPALRERVGDILSLAEYFLGIYSQRLNLAVPLISEAAQHALEQHSWPGNTRELENVIHFALLVSTGDEILPEHLNLPSQPSALELIDRQVAQVVAQGTQGERTALKALLNRLNQAL, from the coding sequence ATGAGTTTGCATGAAACCTTCGGTCAGCCCTTGCTGACCTTTCCCGATGCGGAAAAAAGCCCCCTGAGCATTCGCGCCAAGGCGCTGGTGTTCGTCGACCCCCGTTCACGGCAGTTGCGCCAGGAACTGGAACAACTGGCACCCCGGGCGATTTCGGTGCTGATACGCGGCGAAACCGGTAGCGGCAAGGAATTGCTGGCCCGGCATATCCATCGCGAAAGCGATCGCGGCGGATTGTTTGTGTCGGTTAACTGCGGCGCCATCAGCCCGACCTACGCCGACGCCGAACTGTTCGGTTATACCGCTGGCAGCTACAGCGGTTCGGCCAGCAGTCGGGCCGGTTGGTTCGGTTCGGCCAACGGCGGCACCCTTTACCTGGATGAAATCGGCGATTTGCCGCTGCCGATCCAGATCAAATTGCTGGCTGCGCTGGAAAACCACGAAGTCACCCGAGTGGGTGCCCATCAGCCCAGCCCGGTGGATGTCCGCCTGGTCGCGGCCACCAGCATCGACCTGGCGCAAGCGGTGGCCGCCGGGAAATTCCACGAACGGCTCTATCACTACCTGGGTGAAGGCCAACTGGAACTGCCGGCCCTGCGCGAACGGGTGGGCGATATCCTGTCCCTGGCCGAATACTTTCTGGGCATCTACAGCCAGCGACTCAACCTGGCCGTGCCGCTGATCAGTGAAGCTGCGCAGCATGCCCTCGAACAGCACAGTTGGCCGGGCAACACCCGCGAGTTGGAAAACGTCATTCATTTCGCGTTGCTGGTGAGCACGGGGGATGAAATTTTGCCGGAGCATTTGAATTTGCCGTCTCAGCCCTCGGCCCTGGAGTTGATTGACCGCCAGGTGGCGCAGGTCGTTGCACAGGGCACGCAAGGCGAGCGCACGGCGCTCAAGGCGCTGCTCAATCGACTGAACCAGGCCCTATAG
- a CDS encoding MetQ/NlpA family ABC transporter substrate-binding protein encodes MKKVLLFTALAAALASGLAQAAEKLVVAATPVPHAEILELIKPALAKEGVDLEIKVFTDYVQPNVQVDQKRLDANYFQTLPYLTNFNEGKGTHLVTVIGVHVEPFGGYSKKYKKLADLPDGATIALPNEGSNSGRALILLQKAGLIELKDPKNALATPKDIAKNPKNFKFKELESAMLPRVLDQVDLDLINTNYALEAGLNPAKDALVIEGSDSPYVNFLVARPDNKDSPAIQKLAKALTSPEVKAFIEKKYSGAVLPAF; translated from the coding sequence ATGAAAAAGGTTCTGTTGTTCACCGCATTGGCGGCAGCTCTGGCTTCGGGCCTGGCCCAGGCCGCGGAAAAATTGGTCGTGGCCGCCACGCCGGTGCCCCACGCTGAAATCCTCGAGCTGATCAAGCCAGCCTTGGCCAAGGAAGGCGTGGACCTGGAAATCAAGGTCTTCACCGACTACGTCCAACCCAACGTACAGGTTGACCAGAAGCGTCTGGACGCCAACTATTTCCAGACCCTGCCGTACCTGACTAACTTCAACGAAGGCAAAGGCACCCATCTGGTGACCGTGATCGGTGTTCACGTCGAACCGTTCGGTGGCTACTCGAAGAAGTACAAAAAACTGGCTGATCTGCCAGACGGCGCGACCATCGCGCTGCCCAATGAAGGCAGTAACAGCGGCCGTGCGCTGATCCTGTTGCAGAAGGCTGGCCTGATCGAGTTGAAAGACCCGAAAAACGCTTTGGCAACGCCGAAAGACATCGCCAAGAACCCGAAGAACTTCAAGTTCAAAGAACTGGAATCGGCCATGCTGCCGCGGGTGCTGGACCAGGTTGACCTGGACCTGATCAACACCAACTATGCCCTGGAAGCGGGTCTTAACCCGGCCAAGGATGCCCTGGTGATCGAAGGTTCGGATTCGCCTTACGTCAACTTCCTGGTGGCCCGTCCGGACAACAAGGACAGCCCGGCCATCCAGAAACTGGCCAAGGCCCTGACCAGCCCTGAAGTGAAGGCGTTCATCGAGAAGAAATACAGCGGCGCGGTACTGCCGGCGTTCTGA
- a CDS encoding AAA family ATPase, whose product MLKTLAVANYRSINKLVIPLGRLNLITGPNGSGKSNLYRALRLLAETAQGGVVNALAREGGLDSTFWAGPEEISRRMRNGEVPVQAVVRQGTKRLRLGFVGEDFSYSIALGLPETSSSAFSLDPEIKRECIWAGPVFRPASLLVDRKGPMIRAREGRSWDVLAQHTPTFDSLFDQVGSLRTSPEVLQMREFIRRWRFYDHFRSDADAPVRQPQLGTRTPVLHHDGRDLAAALQTILEIGDDEALHAAIGDAFPGAHLHIEKLQGGRFAIAFQQHGLLRPLSAAELSDGTLRYLLLVAALLTPRPPSLMVLNEPETSLHPDLLPALARLIIRASANCQVWVVSHATRLIAALEQDEQCNCIVLEKDLGQTGIVGQRALDEPAWHWPD is encoded by the coding sequence ATGCTCAAGACACTGGCGGTGGCCAACTACCGATCGATCAATAAATTGGTCATCCCCCTGGGCCGACTGAACCTGATCACCGGCCCCAACGGCAGCGGCAAATCCAATCTGTACCGTGCCCTGCGTCTGCTGGCCGAAACGGCCCAGGGTGGGGTGGTCAATGCCCTGGCCCGTGAAGGTGGGCTGGACTCGACCTTCTGGGCCGGCCCGGAGGAAATCAGCCGCCGCATGCGTAACGGCGAGGTACCGGTCCAGGCGGTTGTGCGCCAGGGCACCAAGCGCCTGCGCCTGGGTTTTGTCGGCGAAGACTTCAGCTATTCCATCGCCTTGGGCTTGCCGGAAACCAGTAGCTCAGCGTTTTCACTGGACCCTGAAATCAAGCGCGAATGCATCTGGGCCGGCCCGGTGTTTCGGCCGGCCAGCCTGCTGGTGGACCGCAAGGGGCCGATGATCCGGGCCCGCGAAGGCCGTTCCTGGGATGTGCTGGCCCAGCACACACCGACCTTCGACAGCCTGTTCGACCAGGTCGGCAGCCTGCGCACGTCGCCGGAGGTCCTGCAGATGCGCGAGTTCATTCGTCGCTGGCGCTTCTATGATCACTTTCGCAGCGACGCCGACGCCCCGGTGCGCCAACCGCAACTGGGCACCCGCACGCCGGTGCTGCACCACGACGGACGCGACCTGGCCGCCGCCCTGCAAACCATCCTTGAAATCGGCGACGACGAAGCCCTGCATGCCGCCATCGGCGACGCATTTCCCGGTGCCCACCTGCACATCGAGAAACTGCAAGGCGGACGTTTCGCCATCGCGTTCCAACAACATGGCCTGCTACGGCCGCTGTCCGCCGCCGAACTGTCGGACGGGACCCTGCGCTATCTGTTGCTGGTGGCCGCCCTGCTCACCCCACGCCCGCCCTCGCTGATGGTGCTCAACGAACCGGAAACCAGCCTGCACCCGGACCTGTTGCCGGCCCTGGCGCGGTTGATCATCCGCGCCTCGGCCAATTGCCAGGTCTGGGTCGTGTCCCATGCCACGCGCTTGATCGCCGCCCTGGAACAGGATGAGCAATGCAATTGCATCGTGCTGGAGAAAGACCTTGGACAGACCGGGATCGTCGGGCAGCGGGCGTTGGATGAACCGGCGTGGCATTGGCCGGATTAA
- a CDS encoding efflux RND transporter periplasmic adaptor subunit — MAGPGIKWVIGLGVCALLTGCGDKKPEEKALPRVFVQQAVPSEYAASVTLTGDVQARVQADLSFRVGGKIIERKVDVGDRVSARQVLARLDPRDLQTNVDSAEAQVAAEQARVKQSAAAFVRQQKLLPKGYTSQSEYDAAQAQLRSSQSALTAAQAQLANAREQLSYTALVAEAPGIITARQAEVGQVVQATEPIFSLARDGERDAVFNIYESLLSEPPSDPAITISLLDNPAIKTTGTVREITPAVSAQTGTVQVKVTLNDLPEGMRLGSVVSATAKSAGKTAFELPWSALTKNLSEPAVWLVDGEGKARLQTVTVGRYLTGKVIISDGLKGGEKIVTAGGQLLHPGVRVEIAENTYGKSAPGAQP, encoded by the coding sequence ATGGCTGGTCCCGGAATCAAATGGGTTATTGGTTTGGGCGTGTGTGCATTGTTGACGGGGTGCGGTGATAAGAAGCCCGAAGAAAAAGCCCTGCCACGGGTTTTCGTGCAGCAAGCCGTGCCCAGTGAATACGCGGCCTCGGTGACCCTGACCGGCGACGTCCAGGCGCGGGTGCAGGCTGACCTGTCGTTTCGTGTGGGCGGCAAGATCATCGAGCGCAAGGTCGATGTCGGTGACCGGGTCTCGGCCCGGCAAGTGCTGGCCCGGCTCGATCCCCGGGACCTGCAGACCAACGTCGACTCCGCCGAGGCCCAGGTGGCCGCCGAGCAGGCGCGGGTCAAGCAGAGCGCGGCGGCGTTCGTGCGCCAGCAGAAACTCCTGCCCAAGGGCTACACCAGCCAGAGCGAATACGACGCGGCCCAGGCCCAACTGCGCAGCAGCCAGAGTGCGCTGACCGCCGCCCAGGCCCAATTGGCCAACGCCCGTGAGCAACTGAGCTACACCGCGCTGGTCGCCGAGGCACCGGGCATCATCACCGCGCGCCAGGCTGAAGTCGGCCAGGTGGTGCAGGCCACGGAGCCGATCTTCAGCCTGGCCCGGGATGGCGAGCGCGACGCGGTGTTCAACATCTACGAATCGCTGTTGAGCGAACCACCGTCGGACCCGGCGATCACCATCAGTCTGCTGGACAACCCCGCCATCAAGACCACCGGCACGGTGCGCGAAATCACCCCTGCGGTGTCTGCCCAAACCGGCACCGTGCAGGTCAAGGTCACCCTCAATGATTTGCCCGAAGGCATGCGCCTGGGCTCGGTGGTCAGCGCCACCGCCAAGTCCGCCGGCAAGACCGCCTTCGAACTGCCTTGGTCGGCCCTGACCAAGAACCTCAGTGAACCGGCCGTGTGGCTGGTGGACGGCGAGGGCAAGGCCCGGTTGCAAACGGTGACGGTCGGCCGTTACCTGACCGGCAAGGTCATCATCAGCGATGGCCTCAAGGGCGGTGAGAAAATCGTCACCGCAGGCGGGCAGTTGCTGCACCCTGGCGTACGCGTCGAGATCGCTGAAAACACCTACGGAAAATCCGCGCCGGGAGCCCAGCCATGA
- a CDS encoding efflux RND transporter periplasmic adaptor subunit, with the protein MKRLWMVSAGLLLAACSKEEAPPEPVRPVLSVEVRALDQQALGRFAGNIQARYESNVGFRVPGRIASRNVDVGAEVKKDDLLATLDPTDQQNQLRAAQGDLARIEAQYINAQANARRQQQLFDRGVGAQAQLDIAQTDLKTTGASLEQARASVEQARDQLNYSELRTDHDAIVTAWNAEAGQVVTAGQQVVTLARPDIKEAVIDLPAGLVERLPSDVVFEVAAQLDPSTHTSAIVREIEPQAQSATRTRRARLTLTDTPPGFRLGTAISVTLSSTIEPRIELPLSALQEIDGKARIWLIDPQSQTVSPREVRILERSANSVLVANGIKAGDRVVSAGVNSLQPGQKVKLDEDAR; encoded by the coding sequence ATGAAGCGTTTGTGGATGGTCTCGGCCGGTCTGTTGCTGGCCGCCTGCTCCAAGGAGGAAGCGCCGCCCGAACCGGTGCGCCCGGTGTTGTCCGTTGAGGTCCGGGCCCTCGACCAGCAGGCACTCGGGCGGTTCGCCGGGAATATCCAGGCACGCTACGAAAGCAACGTGGGTTTCCGCGTGCCAGGACGCATCGCCAGTCGCAATGTCGATGTCGGCGCAGAGGTGAAGAAGGACGACCTGCTCGCCACGCTCGACCCCACCGATCAACAGAACCAGTTGCGCGCCGCCCAGGGCGATCTGGCGCGGATCGAGGCGCAGTACATCAATGCCCAGGCCAATGCCCGTCGCCAGCAGCAATTGTTCGACCGTGGCGTCGGGGCCCAGGCGCAACTGGACATCGCCCAGACCGATTTGAAAACCACTGGCGCGTCCCTCGAACAGGCCCGGGCCTCGGTGGAGCAGGCTCGCGATCAGCTCAACTACAGCGAGTTGCGCACCGACCACGACGCAATCGTCACTGCCTGGAATGCCGAAGCCGGGCAGGTGGTCACCGCCGGCCAGCAAGTGGTGACCCTGGCCCGCCCGGACATCAAGGAAGCGGTGATCGACCTGCCGGCCGGGCTGGTTGAGCGCCTACCCTCGGACGTGGTATTCGAAGTCGCCGCGCAATTGGACCCGAGCACCCACACCAGCGCCATCGTGCGCGAGATCGAACCCCAGGCCCAGAGCGCGACCCGCACTCGCCGCGCGCGCCTGACGCTGACCGACACACCGCCAGGCTTTCGCCTGGGCACGGCCATCAGCGTGACCCTGAGCTCGACCATCGAACCGCGCATCGAGCTGCCGCTCAGCGCCCTGCAAGAGATCGACGGCAAGGCGCGCATCTGGCTCATCGACCCGCAGAGCCAGACGGTCTCACCCCGTGAGGTACGGATTCTCGAACGTTCGGCCAACTCGGTGCTAGTGGCCAACGGCATCAAGGCCGGCGACCGTGTGGTCAGCGCCGGCGTGAACAGTCTCCAGCCGGGGCAGAAAGTGAAACTCGACGAGGACGCACGATGA
- a CDS encoding efflux RND transporter permease subunit: MKGPFNLSEWALRHQSFVWYLMFVALLMGVFSYMNLGREEDPSFTIKTMIIQTRWPGATQEETLRQVTDRIEKKLEELDSLDYVKSYTRPGESTVFVYLLDTTGAKEIPEIWYQVRKKINDIRGDFPQGLQGPGFNDEFGDVYGSVYAFTGDGLSMRQLRDYVEQVRAEIRDVPGLGKVEMLGEQDEVLYLNFSTRKLAALGIDQRQVVQSLQSQNAVTPAGVIDAGPERISVRTSGQFQSEKDLANVNLRLNDRFYRLADIADIRRGYVDPATPMFRFNGTPAIGLAIAMKKGGNIQDFGKALHARMTELTADLPVGVGVHTVSDQAEVVEEAVGGFTSALFEAVIIVLVVSFISLGVRAGLVVACSIPLVLAMVFLFMEYSGITMQRISLGALIIALGLLVDDAMITVEMMVTRLEKGDSKEQAATFAYTSTAFPMLTGTLVTVAGFVPIGLNASSAGEYTFTLFAVIAVAMLVSWIVAVLFAPVIGVHILSTNIKPHSAEPGRIGRAFNGGLLWAMRNRWWAIGITVLLFVLAVFCMRFVQNQFFPSSDRPEILVDLNLPQNASMDETRKAVDRLEATLKDDPDIARWSTYIGEGAIRFYLPLDQQLQNPYYAQLVIVSKGLESRTALTERLQKRLREDFVGIGSYVQALEMGPPVGRPIQYRVSGKDVDQVRKHAIELATELDKNSHIGEIIYDWNEPGKVLRIDIAQDKARQLGLSSDDVARLMNSIVSGSPVTQVNDDIYLINVVGRAEDAERGSPETLQNLQIVTPSGTSIPLLAFATVRYELEQPLVWRRDRKPTITIKAAVRDEIQPTDLVKQLQPDIDKFAAGLPVGYKVATGGTVEESSKAQGPIASVVPLMLFLMATFLMIQLHSVQKLFLVASVAPLGLIGVVLALVPTGTPMGFVAILGILALIGIIIRNSVILVTQIDEYERDGYEPWDAVVEATEHRRRPILLTAAAASLGMIPIAREVFWGPMAYAMIGGIIIATLLTLLFLPALYVAWYKIREPKRE, encoded by the coding sequence ATGAAAGGGCCTTTCAACTTATCCGAATGGGCCCTGCGGCATCAGTCGTTCGTCTGGTACCTGATGTTCGTGGCGCTGTTGATGGGCGTGTTTTCGTACATGAACCTGGGTCGGGAGGAAGACCCGTCGTTCACCATCAAGACCATGATCATCCAGACCCGCTGGCCGGGCGCGACCCAGGAAGAAACCCTCAGGCAGGTCACCGACCGCATCGAGAAAAAACTCGAAGAGCTCGACTCACTCGACTACGTCAAAAGCTACACCCGTCCGGGAGAGTCGACGGTGTTCGTGTACCTGCTCGATACCACCGGGGCCAAAGAGATCCCCGAGATCTGGTACCAGGTGCGCAAGAAGATCAACGACATCCGTGGCGACTTCCCCCAGGGGCTGCAAGGGCCGGGCTTCAACGACGAGTTCGGTGACGTGTACGGGTCGGTGTACGCCTTCACCGGCGACGGCCTGTCGATGCGCCAGCTGCGCGACTACGTGGAGCAGGTGCGCGCCGAGATTCGCGACGTGCCCGGGCTGGGCAAGGTGGAGATGCTCGGCGAGCAGGATGAAGTGCTGTACCTGAACTTCTCCACGCGCAAACTCGCCGCGCTGGGCATCGACCAGCGCCAGGTGGTGCAGAGCCTGCAATCGCAGAATGCCGTGACGCCGGCCGGGGTGATCGACGCGGGGCCGGAGCGGATTTCCGTGCGCACGTCCGGGCAGTTCCAGTCGGAAAAAGACCTGGCCAACGTCAACCTGCGGCTCAATGACCGCTTCTATCGACTGGCCGACATCGCCGACATCCGTCGCGGCTACGTCGACCCCGCCACACCGATGTTCCGCTTCAACGGTACGCCGGCCATCGGCCTCGCCATCGCGATGAAAAAGGGCGGCAACATCCAGGACTTCGGCAAGGCGCTGCATGCGCGCATGACCGAACTGACCGCCGACCTGCCGGTGGGCGTTGGCGTGCACACCGTGTCGGACCAAGCCGAGGTGGTGGAAGAGGCGGTCGGCGGCTTTACCAGCGCCTTGTTCGAGGCGGTGATCATTGTACTGGTCGTCAGCTTCATCAGCCTTGGCGTGCGCGCCGGGCTGGTGGTGGCCTGTTCGATTCCGCTGGTGCTGGCGATGGTCTTCCTGTTCATGGAATACAGCGGCATCACCATGCAGCGGATTTCCCTCGGCGCGTTGATCATCGCCCTCGGCCTGCTGGTGGACGACGCGATGATCACCGTGGAGATGATGGTCACGCGCCTGGAAAAAGGCGACAGCAAGGAACAGGCCGCGACGTTCGCCTATACCTCGACGGCGTTTCCGATGCTCACCGGGACCCTGGTGACCGTGGCCGGTTTCGTGCCCATCGGCCTGAACGCCAGTTCCGCCGGCGAATACACCTTCACCCTGTTCGCGGTCATCGCCGTGGCGATGCTGGTGTCGTGGATCGTCGCCGTGCTGTTTGCCCCGGTGATCGGCGTGCACATCCTCAGCACCAACATCAAACCCCACAGCGCCGAACCGGGGCGGATCGGCCGGGCGTTCAACGGCGGCCTGTTGTGGGCGATGCGCAATCGCTGGTGGGCCATCGGCATCACCGTGTTGCTGTTCGTGCTGGCGGTGTTTTGCATGCGCTTCGTGCAGAACCAGTTCTTTCCATCGTCGGACCGGCCGGAAATCCTGGTGGACCTCAACCTGCCGCAAAACGCCTCGATGGACGAGACCCGTAAAGCCGTCGATCGCCTGGAAGCGACGCTCAAGGACGATCCGGACATCGCGCGCTGGAGCACCTACATCGGTGAAGGCGCGATTCGCTTCTATCTGCCGCTGGACCAGCAATTGCAGAACCCGTACTACGCGCAACTGGTGATCGTCAGCAAGGGTCTGGAGTCGCGCACGGCCCTGACCGAGCGCCTGCAAAAGCGTTTGCGCGAGGATTTCGTCGGCATTGGCAGCTACGTGCAGGCTCTGGAAATGGGCCCGCCGGTGGGTCGGCCGATCCAATACCGGGTCAGCGGCAAGGACGTCGACCAGGTGCGCAAGCACGCCATCGAGCTGGCCACCGAGCTGGACAAGAACTCCCACATCGGCGAAATCATTTACGACTGGAACGAACCGGGCAAGGTCCTGCGCATCGATATCGCCCAGGACAAGGCGCGGCAATTGGGCTTGTCTTCCGATGACGTGGCCAGGCTGATGAACAGCATCGTCAGTGGCTCGCCGGTGACCCAGGTCAACGACGATATTTACCTGATCAACGTGGTTGGCCGCGCTGAAGATGCCGAGCGCGGCTCGCCGGAAACCCTGCAGAACCTGCAGATTGTCACGCCGAGCGGCACCTCGATTCCGCTGCTGGCGTTCGCCACGGTGCGTTATGAGCTGGAGCAGCCGCTGGTATGGCGTCGTGACCGTAAGCCGACCATCACCATCAAGGCTGCGGTGCGCGACGAGATCCAGCCCACCGACTTGGTCAAGCAACTGCAACCGGACATCGACAAGTTCGCCGCCGGCCTGCCGGTGGGCTACAAGGTCGCCACGGGCGGTACGGTGGAAGAGAGCAGCAAGGCCCAAGGGCCGATCGCCAGCGTCGTGCCGCTGATGCTGTTTCTGATGGCGACCTTCCTGATGATCCAACTGCACAGCGTGCAGAAACTGTTCCTGGTGGCGAGCGTCGCGCCGCTTGGGTTGATCGGCGTGGTGCTGGCGCTGGTGCCGACGGGCACGCCCATGGGCTTTGTGGCGATCCTCGGGATCCTCGCCTTGATCGGCATTATTATCCGGAACTCGGTGATCCTGGTGACCCAGATCGATGAATACGAACGTGACGGTTACGAGCCCTGGGATGCGGTGGTGGAGGCCACCGAACACCGGCGCCGGCCGATCCTGCTCACGGCGGCCGCGGCGAGCCTGGGGATGATCCCCATTGCTCGGGAAGTGTTCTGGGGGCCGATGGCCTACGCGATGATCGGCGGGATCATCATCGCCACCCTGCTGACGCTGCTGTTCCTGCCGGCGCTGTATGTGGCCTGGTACAAGATCCGCGAGCCCAAGCGCGAGTGA